The genomic stretch TCAATGCGGTAACGCATCTCCTTGGCGGCCTTGTTGGTAAACGTAACCGCCAGGATGCCAGTGGGCGGTACCCGATCCACGGTCATCAACCACGCAATCCGATGGACCAAAACGCGGGTTTTGCCGCTACCTGCGCCGGCCAGAACCAAGAGGTGATCGTTCTGAGCGGTAACAGCTTCACGCTGGGCATCGTTCAACGGATCGATGATGTGGGAGACGTCCATAAAGAATCGGTTCGCTACTGGTTAAATAAACAGGTCTGAGAGTATAACAGGAGAAATGCGGGATTTCTTTTGGGCTTGGGTTAGCCCTTTTCTTGAGGGGAAAAGCACGAGGGCGGGGCTCTGTTCAGGACACGCTACGAGCACATCCATGTGCGCTTGGCTGTGGCCATCCCTGGCCACAGACAGTCCTGAACAGAGCCCCGCCCCCGCGCTTATCTCGCTTTGGAGATGGCTTCTCTGTTAAAAACCCCTTGGTACAGTCTGCGCTTCAACAAACTCGAACAGACCTTCCAGGCCGCCTTCACGACCAATACCAGAGGCTTTCATGCCACCAAACGGCGCTTCCGGTGTCGGGCCGGTGCCGGTGTTCCAGCCGCAGTGGCCGAAACGAAGGCCAGCAGCCACGCGCTGGGCGCGTTCGGCATCGTTGGTGAACACGTAGGAGGCGAGACCGAACTCGGTGTCGTTACCAGCTTCGATGACTTCCTCTTCCGTGCGGAACAGGGCCATGGGCACCAGCGGACCGAAGGTTTCTTCCTGGTAGCAGCACATATCCCGGTTTACGCCGTGCACGACGGTCGGCGGGAAGAACAGGTCGTTACCCAGATCTTCCGGTTTCTTGCCGGCAACCAGGGTAGCGCCTTTTTCGAGGGCATCCTGTACGTGACGCTTGACCTTGTCGTAGCCGGCCTGGTTGATCAGGGGGCCAAGGTCCACGTCGCCGTTGATGCCGTCGCCGACGGTCATCTTGTTGACCCGCTCGGCCAGTTTTTCACCGAAGGCATCGGCCACTTTCTCGTGCACAAAAATCCGGTTAGCACAGACACAAGTCTGACCGCCACCCCGGAATTTGTTGGCGATGAGGTTATCCGCCGCCGCATCCAGATCGGCATCATCAAAGACAATGAACGGCGCGTTGCCGCCCAGCTCCAGGGCCAGTTTCTTGACCTGATCCGCCGTATCGACAATGAGCTTGCGGCCCACTTCGGTGGAACCGGTAAAGCTGAGCATGGGCACGTCGGGGCTCTCGCAGAGAACCTTGCCGATCACGCTGGCTTTACCCATCACCAGGTTCACCATGCCGTCGGGTATGTCGGTGTGCTTATCCATCAGGCTGAAGAGGGCAATCATGGTCAGCGGGGTTTCACTGGCCGGTTTGATCACCGAGGGGCAGCCTGCCGCCAGCGCAGCGGAGAGCTTCTTCGCGATCATGCCAATGGGGAAGTTCCAGGGCGTGATCAGGCCGGTGACACCAATGGGCCGGTAATGGACCGTCCAGGTGCAGTCTTTCGGCTTTTCCGGAATGGTATGGGCATCCAGGGCCTGGATGTGCTTGGAGCAGTAATCGAAGAACCCGGCGGCGTAATCCACTTCACCCTGGGCCTCCTGCAGCGGCTTGCCGTGCTCCATGCACAGGATCCGACCGACTTCCTCCTTGTTGGCCTTGAGCGCGTCCCGGATGTCTTCCAGCCACTTGCGGCGGGTCTCGATGCTGTAGGGACTGGTCAGTCGCAGTGCCGACTTGCCGGAGGCAACGGCGGCGTTCACTTCGTCTTCAGACATGGATGCGACCTGGGCGATCACCTTACCCGTTGCCGGGTTATAGACATCGAAGGTGTTGCCATGTTCATTGTCAGTCCAGCGACCACCGATATAGCCGGTCAGCTTTTCCAGCAGGGGTGACTCGATCATCTCGGCTCCTCTTCTGTGATTGGCTCCGCCCCGAGTGGGGCGCAGTAAGGGTAATCTGGTTGCGTCAGTGTTTTATGTCTTTCATAGTGGATGTTGTATCCCAACCTGTAAAGTCAAGGGCAGGCTTTTGATCATCGCCTGAGTGTGCCTATACTCGGGGGATCAGCCACCCAGGAGACCGAACAATGAAGGCATTTTCCATCCCGCACAGGATGAGCATGTTCCACAGACCTACTTTACCCGGGGACAGATGCGCCAGCCCCAGGAAATTCCTGCCCGCACTGGTGAAATGCTGGGCGGACTCAGGGAACTGGGCATCTCTGTGCTGCAGCCAGCAGACCAGGGCGCGGGGCCGATTTCAAAAGTCCACGATCTGGGCTACCTGCGCTTTCTAGAATCTGCGCATCGGCGCTGGAAGCAGATGGATGACTGGGGCGATGAGGTTATTTCGAATATCTTCGTCCGCTCCCCGAATCACCTGACTGGCATTCTCGCCGAGGCGGCCCGCTATCAGGCCGATGGCAGCTGCCCGATTGGCGAACACACTTGGCATGCCGCGTACTGGTCTGCCCAGAGCGCGCTGGGTGCGGCTGATGCACTGATCGCCGGCGACAGAACGTCGTACGCCGTGTGCCGTCCGCCTGGGCACCATGCCCGCCGGGATGCCGCCGGTGGTTTCTGTTACCTGAACAACGCCGCAATTGCTGCCGAGCATATGAAGGCCCGGTTCCCGAAAATCGTTATCCTGGATACCGACATGCACCACGGCCAGGGTATCCAGGAGATTTTCTACGATCGCAGCGATGTGCTGTACATCTCCATCCACGGCGATACCACCAACTTCTACCCGGTAGTCAGCGGCTTCGAGAACGAACGTGGCGAAGGGGAAGGGTTTGGCTACAACATCAACATGCCGATGCCCCATGGTTCCACGGAAGATGACTTCTTCGCGAAACTGGACGACGCCCTTGCAGCGATCAAGCTGTTCCAGCCGGACGCCATCATTCTGGCCCTCGGGTTCGACATCTACAAGAACGATCCCCAGGCCAAAGTATCGGTATCATCGGAAGGTTTCTGCAGGCTCAGCACCCATGTGCGCCAGCTGGGACTGCCTACTCTGGTGGTGCAGGAAGGCGGATATGACCTGGACGCCCTGAGCGAGAACGTCCAGCAGTTCTTCAAAGGCCTGGCCGGCTGATATTTCAGGCAGCGGGCGCGTAAACCTTTACGTTTTCGTGCCCCTCGGCCCTGAGGTGCCCCGCATGCATGCGGCTCATGGTGCCGCGATCGCAATACAGGAGATACTGCCGGTTGGCCGGCAACTCCGGCAGCTGTTGATTCAGCTCGTAGAACGGAATCTGCAGAATTTCGTTGTTAGTCAGTTTCAGCGGTGACTGCTCCCCCTCGGAAGGGTGGCGGACATCAATGATCACGTCGTCCACGGAGGGCGTCTGCACCATTTCCACTTCCTCGGGGGTCACGGTCGTTTCCAGCAACCGATTGACCGGCGTTTCTTCCCGGGCCTCGATTGCGCTTGCAAGCACGGAAAAATCCATCCGGGATTCATCTTCCTCTACCCGGTGTAACTTGGCACGAGTGGCCGGCTTCTGGGAAATCACACCACAGTATTCCGGCATGTTGCGGGCATAGACTTCGGTACCAATCTCCCTGGCGATGCGGATAATGGATTCCTTGTCCATGGACACCAATGGGCGCAGGACCACTTCGTCACTGGCCCGATCCACCACATTGAGGTTACTCAGGGTCTGGCTGGACACCTGGGCCACGGCATCTCCTGTCACCACCCCCGAGGCGTTGTTTTTGCGGGCAATCTCTGCTGCCGCCATCAGCATCTGACGCTTGAGCACCACGCCCCAGTGACGGTGACTCACCGAACGCATGATTTCAGCGACAACACCCTCGAAGGGCACCGAGATAAACTTGGCACTGTGGGAGGCACCGTAGCGATCCCACAGGTAGTGCACCACCTGGCGCACACCAACCTCGTGAGCCGTGCCTCCGAGGTTGAAAAACAGGAAGTGATTGCGCAAACCCCGACGCATCATCAGGTAAGCCGCCACCGACGAATCATAGCCCCCGGAAATCAGGGTCAGCACATTTTCGACACTGCCCAGCGGATAGCCGCCCAACCCCCGGTGCTTGCGATGGGCAATATGGAACTGGTCGTCCTGGACTTCAATCCGCACCTCAACCTGTGGGGATTTCAGGTCAACCCCACTGGCACCCGATGCCTGCATAAGCGCGGCACCCACGGTGCGCTCCAGATCAATAGAGCGGAAACTGTGTTCACCGTGACGTCGGGCCCTGACGGCAAAGGTTTTGCCAGTCAACCTGTC from Marinobacter adhaerens HP15 encodes the following:
- the thiI gene encoding tRNA uracil 4-sulfurtransferase ThiI — translated: MKLLIRPAPEVAIKSKPVRRQQMRHLRQNIRKLLARLDPEIRVEGSWDRVDVEVPDGRGLSGPALELLLRIPGISTIQEIGAFPFVSLEDVAKKAVEAFADRLTGKTFAVRARRHGEHSFRSIDLERTVGAALMQASGASGVDLKSPQVEVRIEVQDDQFHIAHRKHRGLGGYPLGSVENVLTLISGGYDSSVAAYLMMRRGLRNHFLFFNLGGTAHEVGVRQVVHYLWDRYGASHSAKFISVPFEGVVAEIMRSVSHRHWGVVLKRQMLMAAAEIARKNNASGVVTGDAVAQVSSQTLSNLNVVDRASDEVVLRPLVSMDKESIIRIAREIGTEVYARNMPEYCGVISQKPATRAKLHRVEEDESRMDFSVLASAIEAREETPVNRLLETTVTPEEVEMVQTPSVDDVIIDVRHPSEGEQSPLKLTNNEILQIPFYELNQQLPELPANRQYLLYCDRGTMSRMHAGHLRAEGHENVKVYAPAA
- a CDS encoding histone deacetylase family protein encodes the protein MRQPQEIPARTGEMLGGLRELGISVLQPADQGAGPISKVHDLGYLRFLESAHRRWKQMDDWGDEVISNIFVRSPNHLTGILAEAARYQADGSCPIGEHTWHAAYWSAQSALGAADALIAGDRTSYAVCRPPGHHARRDAAGGFCYLNNAAIAAEHMKARFPKIVILDTDMHHGQGIQEIFYDRSDVLYISIHGDTTNFYPVVSGFENERGEGEGFGYNINMPMPHGSTEDDFFAKLDDALAAIKLFQPDAIILALGFDIYKNDPQAKVSVSSEGFCRLSTHVRQLGLPTLVVQEGGYDLDALSENVQQFFKGLAG
- a CDS encoding NAD-dependent succinate-semialdehyde dehydrogenase — translated: MIESPLLEKLTGYIGGRWTDNEHGNTFDVYNPATGKVIAQVASMSEDEVNAAVASGKSALRLTSPYSIETRRKWLEDIRDALKANKEEVGRILCMEHGKPLQEAQGEVDYAAGFFDYCSKHIQALDAHTIPEKPKDCTWTVHYRPIGVTGLITPWNFPIGMIAKKLSAALAAGCPSVIKPASETPLTMIALFSLMDKHTDIPDGMVNLVMGKASVIGKVLCESPDVPMLSFTGSTEVGRKLIVDTADQVKKLALELGGNAPFIVFDDADLDAAADNLIANKFRGGGQTCVCANRIFVHEKVADAFGEKLAERVNKMTVGDGINGDVDLGPLINQAGYDKVKRHVQDALEKGATLVAGKKPEDLGNDLFFPPTVVHGVNRDMCCYQEETFGPLVPMALFRTEEEVIEAGNDTEFGLASYVFTNDAERAQRVAAGLRFGHCGWNTGTGPTPEAPFGGMKASGIGREGGLEGLFEFVEAQTVPRGF